In Primulina eburnea isolate SZY01 chromosome 14, ASM2296580v1, whole genome shotgun sequence, the following proteins share a genomic window:
- the LOC140811972 gene encoding E3 ubiquitin-protein ligase RGLG2-like, producing MGAKPSSSTRRHDSFSRGSRSSSSPRHAHVESYFSSESDRVTEFHKKYRRIHDDYNSLEQVTQALVDSGLESSNLIVAIDFTKSNEWTGKKSFDGKSLHHLGDDLNPYEHAISIIGRTLSTFDEDNLIPCFGFGDVTTHDRDVFSFYPNHRPCYGFEEALNRYRELVGDIKLAGPTSFGPIIETAIGIVDGSGGQYHVLLIIADGQVTRSVDTGVGQFSPQENSTTDAIVKASMYPLSIIVVGVGDGPWDTMKEFDDNIPARAFDNIQFVNFTEIMSKDIPLAQRETEFALWALMEIPSQYKATQELQLLGKRRGNITKDPLPPPSTNYRQQYAPLYPPTTSSSSRTASTAYCPPSPSTMNCPVCYGNKWEVALGCGHTVCYECSTDLHWCPVCSMEITNRIRLSSS from the exons ATGGGTGCAAAACCATCCAGCAGCACAAGACGCCATGATTCGTTCAGCCGTGGATCTCGTTCGAGCTCTTCTCCCCGTCATGCTCATGTAGAAAGCTACTTTAGTTCTGAATCTGACAGAGTGACCGAGTTTCACAAAAAGTATAGGAGAATTCACGACGACTATAATTCTCTCGAACAG GTGACACAAGCTCTTGTTGATTCCGGTCTCGAATCCTCTAATCTCATCGTTGCCATTGACTTCACGAAAAGCAATGAATGGACGGGGAAGAAGTCTTTCGACGGGAAGAGTCTTCATCACCTTGGGGATGACTTAAATCCATACGAGCACGCCATCTCCATTATTGGAAGAACTCTTTCGACTTTTGATGAGGATAATCTCATTCCTTGTTTCGGCTTTGGTGACG TAACTACCCACGATCGAGATGTGTTCAGCTTTTATCCAAACCATCGGCCCTGCTATGGATTCGAGGAGGCGTTGAATCGATACAGAGAGCTTGTAGGAGACATTAAGTTAGCAG GACCAACATCATTTGGCCCGATAATCGAAACCGCAATCGGAATAGTTGATGGCAGTGGTGGTCAGTATCACGTACTTTTGATCATAGCTGACGGGCAGGTGACACGAAGCGTTGACACCGGAGTGGGGCAGTTTAGTCCTCAAGAGAACAGCACAACCGATGCGATTGTGAAAGCAAG CATGTACCCGTTGTCGATAATCGTCGTTGGAGTTGGAGACGGGCCATGGGACACAATGAAAGAGTTCGACGACAACATTCCAGCCAGAGCTTTTGATAATATTCAG TTTGTTAATTTTACAGAAATCATGTCGAAAGACATCCCGTTAGCTCAGCGGGAAACAGAGTTTGCCCTGTGGGCATTAATGGAAATCCCCTCACAATACAAGGCAACACAGGAGCTTCAACTATTGGG CAAGAGGAGAGGTAATATCACAAAAGATCCATTGCCCCCTCCATCAACAAACTATAGGCAACAGTATGCTCCCCTGTACCCCCCCACGACGAGCAGCTCCTCTCGAACAGCTTCCACGGCTTACTGTCCCCCGTCCCCCAGTACCATG AACTGCCCGGTTTGCTACGGGAACAAATGGGAAGTCGCACTTGGATGTGGACATACG GTATGCTATGAGTGTAGCACGGATCTTCACTGGTGCCCCGTTTGCTCGATGGAGATAACCAATAGAATCAGACTCTCATCCAGCTGA
- the LOC140811543 gene encoding SEC14 cytosolic factor-like, which produces MAVVPQEAINQFEALMDEVDEPLKRTFQNVHQGYPHETLTRFLKAREGNVTKARKMLTDCLEWRVQNEIDDMLAKPIVPVDHYRAIRDSQLIGLSGYSNEGFPVFALGVGLSTFDKASVHYYVQSHIQMNEYRDRVILPAVSKKCGKLVSKCIKILDMTGLKLSALNQIKLVTLMSSIDDLNYPEKTLTYYVVNSPYVFSACWKVVKPLLHERTQRKINVLVGCGQEELLKIMDYSSLPHFCRKRSSGSSNYNSGNCYSLDHPFHQLLYNYINRQAVIREPIKPIKQGSVHVTLPENADDEDIAKTLESELEKFKNLERCHESFKCLKTTDDK; this is translated from the exons ATGGCTGTGGTTCCACAGGAAGCCATCAACCAATTTGAAGCGTTAATGGACGAAG TTGATGAGCCGCTCAAAAGAACTTTCCAG AATGTCCATCAAGGATATCCTCATGAAACTCTAACTCGCTTTCTGAAGGCAAGAGAAGGGAATGTAACCAAGGCCAGAAAGATG TTGACAGATTGTTTGGAATGGAGAGTGCAGAATGAAATCGATGATATGTTAGCG AAACCCATTGTCCCCGTGGATCATTACAGAGCGATACGTGATTCACAGCTTATTGGATTGTCAGGTTACTCGAATGAG GGCTTCCCCGTGTTCGCTCTCGGAGTGGGTCTCAGCACGTTTGACAAAGCGTCG GTTCATTATTATGTGCAATCCCACATTCAGATGAACGAATATCGAGACCGTGTGATTTTG CCCGCTGTTTCAAAAAAATGTGGGAAACTTGTCAGCAAATGTATAAAGATTCTGGATATGACTGGTTTGAAGCTTTCAGCCTTAAACCAGATAAAG CTTGTGACTCTTATGTCTTCCATCGACGACCTGAACTACCCAGAGAAGACTCTAACTTACTACGTTGTGAATTCCCCGTATGTCTTTTCTGCTTGTTGGAAG GTCGTCAAGCCCCTTCTGCATGAGAGGACACAGAGGAAAATTAATGTATTGGTCGGTTGTGGACAGGAAGAACTATTGAAG ATAATGGATTATTCCTCCCTCCCCCATTTCTGCCGTAAGAGAAGCTCCGGTTCTTCGAATTATAACAGTGGCAATTGCTACTCCTTGGACCACCCATTTCACCAACTTCTTTACAATTACATCAACCGGCAAGCCGTGATTCGTGAACCTATTAAGCCGATAAAACAGGGGTCTGTGCATGTCACCCTGCCGGAGAACGCTGATGACGAAGACATCGCCAAGACTCTAGAATCCGAACTAGAGAAATTCAAGAATCTCGAAAGATGTCATGAATCGTTTAAGTGTCTGAAAACCACTGATGATAAGTGA
- the LOC140811883 gene encoding DNA oxidative demethylase ALKBH2 isoform X2, producing the protein MSGGLLKLKSVGDPVCDPDPGNETVEQPRKVAVVDLGNGSRVLHMPRLISYQDSCQFFDYLNKNIPWIRPTIRVFAKSHVQPRDTCYVASEGLTKLVYSGYQPHAYTWNDFPPLKDILDLVHKAIPGSSFNSLLLNRYKGGNDYVGWHADDEKLYGPTPQIASVSLGCERDFLLKKKPSKVVKARRNECGPPSKRLKKVNLGDQHSFALKHGSLLVMSGYTQRDWLHSVPKRVKAESVRINLTFRRIL; encoded by the exons ATGTCTGGGGGACTCTTGAAGTTGAAATCCGTGGGCGACCCGGTTTGCGATCCGGACCCGGGAAATGAAACCGTCGAGCAACCTAGGAAAGTGGCGGTGGTGGATTTAGGCAACGGAAGCCGAGTTTTACACATGCCCAGATTGATTTCGTACCAGGATTCTTGTCAGTTTTTCGATTACTTGAACAAAAATATACCCTGGATAAGGCCCACTATCCGCGTATTTGCCAAATCCCATGTCCAG CCCAGAGACACGTGTTATGTTGCCAGTGAAGGATTGACAAAACTAGTTTACAGTGGTTATCAGCCTCATGCGTATACCTGGAATGATTTTCCACCCCTGAAGGATATCTTGGATTTG GTTCACAAAGCTATTCCTGGAAGCAGTTTCAATAGTTTACTGCTGAATAGGTATAAAGGAGGAAATGATTATGTTGGTTGGCATGCTGATGATGAAAAACTCTATGGGCCAACTCCCCAAATCGCTTCAGTTTCACTTGGTTGTGAACGTGATTTTCTGTTGAAGAAGAAACCTAGTAAAGTTGTGAAAG CTAGAAGAAATGAATGTGGACCTCCCAGCAAAAGATTAAAGAAAGTTAACCTCGGTGACCAACATAGTTTTGCATTAAAGCACGGATCACTGCTGGTTATGAGTGGCTACACACAACGGGATTGGTTACACTCAGTGCCCAAGCGTGTGAAAGCGGAATCAGTACGAATCAATCTCACATTCAGGCGCATTCTCTGA
- the LOC140811542 gene encoding acetyl-CoA acetyltransferase 2-like isoform X2, whose amino-acid sequence MAADDTIKPRDVCIVGVARTPMGGLLGSLSSLPATKLGSIAIECALKRAGVDPSLVQEVFFGNVLSANLGQAPARQAALGAGIPNSVICTTINKVCSAGMKATMIAAQTIKVGDNDVVVAGGMESMSNAPKYLFSGRTGSRLGHDIIIDGMIKDGLWDVYNDFGMGVCAELCADQHKITREEQDFYAVQSFKRGITAETSGAFNWEIVPVEISGCRGRPSTIIDKDEGLGKFDANKLRKLKPSFQKNGGSVTAGNASSISDGAAALVLVSGAMAIKHGLEVIAKIRGYADGAQAPELFTTAPAIAIPKAISNSGLEANSIDYYEINEAFSVVAIANQRLLNINPDKLNVHGGAVSLGHPLGCSGARILITLLGVLRQRNGKFGVAGICNGGGGSSAVVLELVNNRPRAMVPRSLL is encoded by the exons ATGGCTGCAGATGACACTATTAAACCTAGAG ATGTTTGTATTGTTGGTGTTGCTCGGACACCAATGGGCGGCTTACTTGGTTCTCTTTCATCTTTGCCTGCTACAAAGCTTGGTTCTATAGCTATTGAAT GTGCTCTAAAAAGGGCTGGGGTAGATCCTTCTCTGGTGCAAGAAGTCTTCTTTGGAAACGTTCTTAGTGCAAATTTGGGCCAAGCCCCTGCAAGGCAGGCTGCATTAGGTGCAGGTATACCCAATTCGGTAATATGCACCACCATTAATAAAGTGTGTTCGGCTGGAATGAAAG CAACCATGATTGCGGCACAAACAATAAAAGTGGGTGACAATGATGTAGTAGTTGCTGGGGGCATGGAAAGCATGTCAAATGCACCAAAGTATCTATTTAGTGGAAG GACAGGATCTCGGCTGGGACATGATATTATTATTGATGGCATGATCAAAGATGGCCTTTGGGACGTCTATAATGATTTTGGAATGGGTGTTTGTGCAGAATTGTGTGCCGATCAACATAAAATAACTAGAGAAGAGCAG GATTTCTATGCTGTTCAAAGTTTTAAACGAGGCATTACTGCAGAAACCAGTGGTGCATTCAATTGGGAGATAGTTCCG GTTGAAATTTCTGGTTGTAGGGGGAGGCCATCTACCATTATTGACAAAGATGAAGGTTTAGGAAAG TTTGATGCAAATAAATTAAGAAAGCTTAAACCAAGCTTCCAGAAGAATGGAGGTTCTGTCACTGCCGGAAATGCTTCTAGTATAAG CGATGGTGCTGCCGCGCTGGTCTTAGTGAGTGGAGCCATGGCAATTAAACATGGATTGGAAGTGATAGCTAAAATCAGAGGCTATGCTGATGGAGCACAG GCACCTGAGTTGTTTACAACTGCTCCTGCTATTGCAATACCAAAAGCAATCTCAAATTCTGGTTTGGAAGCTAATAGTATTGATTACTACGAAATTAATGAAGCCTTTTCT gTCGTGGCTATTGCTAATCAGAGGCTTCTCAACATCAACCCC GACAAATTGAATGTGCATGGTGGTGCTGTGTCTTTAGGGCATCCATTAGGTTGTAGTGGAGCACGCATCTTGATCACATTGTTAGGC GTGCTGAGACAGAGAAATGGTAAGTTTGGGGTTGCGGGAATCTGCAACGGTGGAGGAGGTTCATCTGCTGTAGTTCTAGAGCTCGTTAATAATCG ACCAAGAGCTATGGTGCCTCGATCGTTGCTATGA
- the LOC140811446 gene encoding serine/threonine-protein kinase D6PKL2-like, translating into MASNCGAISADSAGLTAVVTVQADGSKASPNDLNESLEDLSYGNIDSNISSIGSDLETNEIGSSINQEKKNGQGSVKNSSVSAKVSDGANNVSKTSGKISDTADLVESGKSSMCRESTSSNVSNESTCSSFSCSISKPHKANDIHWAAIQATRARDGVLGLSQFRLLKRLGCGDIGSVYLAELSGTKCYFAMKVMDKTSLASRKKLLRAQTEREILQSLDHPFLPTLYNHFETDKFSCLVMEFCPGGDLHTLRQRQPGKYFSEQAVKFYVAEILLALEYLHMLGIIYRDLKPENVLVRDDGHIMLSDFDLSLRCVVSPTLVKTSSFDSDPQHKSAVYCVQPACIEPSCIQPSCVVPTTCFGPRLFSSKSKKDRKPKNEVGNQVSPLPELMAEPTNARSMSFVGTHEYLAPEIIKGEGHGSAVDWWTFGIFIYELLFGKTPFKGSGNRATLFNVVGQPLRFPESPVVSFAARDLIRGLLVKEPQHRLAYKRGATEIKQHPFFEGVNWALIRCATPPEIPKPVDFERLPVPAACAKGKGDASAAVKDQKGDKYLEFDFF; encoded by the exons ATGGCCTCAAACTGTGGAGCTATATCAGCAGATTCTGCTGGATTAACTGCGGTGGTGACTGTACAAGCTGATGGATCAAAAGCATCGCCGAATGATCTCAACGAATCCTTAGAAGATCTGTCATATGGTAACATAGATTCGAACATTTCTTCCATTGGATCAGATCTTGAAACAAATGAGATTGGAAGTTCTATTAACCAAGAAAAGAAAAACGGGCAAGGAAGTGTAAAGAACAGTTCAGTTTCTGCAAAAGTTAGTGATGGAGCAAACAATGTTTCTAAAACCAGTGGCAAAATAAGCGATACTGCTGATCTTGTTGAGAGTGGGAAGAGCAGCATGTGTCGAGAAAGCACAAGTAGTAACGTGAGCAATGAAAGCACGTGTAGCAGTTTTAGTTGCAGTATAAGCAAGCCCCATAAAGCAAATGATATACACTGGGCTGCCATCCAAGCTACCAGAGCAAGAGATGGTGTATTGGGGTTGAGCCAATTCAGGCTGTTGAAAAGATTAGGTTGTGGAGATATTGGGAGCGTTTACCTGGCTGAGTTGAGTGGAACAAAATGTTACTTTGCCATGAAAGTAATGGATAAAACGTCCCTAGCCAGCAGAAAGAAGCTCCTTCGTGCTCAAACTGAGAGAGAGATACTGCAATCCCTGGATCATCCCTTTCTTCCGACTCTTTACAACCATTTTGAGACTGACAAGTTTTCTTGTCTGGTGATGGAATTCTGCCCTGGAGGAGACCTACACACTCTTCGACAGAGACAACCTGGGAAATATTTCTCCGAGCAGGCTGTGAA ATTTTACGTCGCCGAAATCTTGCTGGCTCTGGAATATCTACACATGCTTGGGATCATCTACCGTGATCTTAAGCCAGAAAATGTCCTTGTTAGGGATGATGGTCATATAATGCTCTCAGACTTCGATCTTTCACTTCGTTGTGTTGTTAGTCCAACTTTGGTCAAAACCTCATCCTTCGATTCTGATCCTCAGCATAAAAGTGCTGTGTACTGTGTCCAGCCAGCATGCATCGAACCATCCTGCATCCAGCCATCATGTGTTGTCCCAACGACGTGCTTCGGTCCTCGTCTCTTTTCTAGCAAATCCAAGAAAGATAGGAAGCCCAAGAATGAAGTTGGAAACCAAGTTAGCCCATTACCGGAGCTGATGGCGGAGCCAACTAATGCTCGATCTATGTCATTTGTTGGAACTCATGAATATCTGGCACCTGAGATCATCAAAGGTGAAGGTCATGGTAGTGCTGTGGATTGGTGGACTTTTGGGATCTTTATTTATGAGCTTTTGTTCGGTAAAACCCCATTCAAAGGATCTGGCAATCGAGCAACATTATTCAATGTTGTTGGACAACCTCTTCGATTCCCGGAATCGCCCGTCGTCAGTTTTGCTGCGAGGGACCTGATTAGGGGCTTGCTCGTGAAAGAGCCTCAGCATCGGTTGGCTTATAAACGAGGTGCAACAGAGATAAAACAGCACCCTTTCTTTGAAGGAGTTAACTGGGCTTTGATACGCTGCGCTACCCCTCCGGAGATACCAAAGCCTGTTGACTTTGAGCGACTACCTGTTCCAGCAGCATGCGCCAAGGGAAAAGGTGATGCTTCTGCTGCTGTTAAGGACCAGAAGGGTGATAAATATCTGGAATTTGATTTCTTTTAG
- the LOC140811542 gene encoding acetyl-CoA acetyltransferase 2-like isoform X1, whose protein sequence is MAADDTIKPRDVCIVGVARTPMGGLLGSLSSLPATKLGSIAIECALKRAGVDPSLVQEVFFGNVLSANLGQAPARQAALGAGIPNSVICTTINKVCSAGMKATMIAAQTIKVGDNDVVVAGGMESMSNAPKYLFSGRTGSRLGHDIIIDGMIKDGLWDVYNDFGMGVCAELCADQHKITREEQDFYAVQSFKRGITAETSGAFNWEIVPVEISGCRGRPSTIIDKDEGLGKFDANKLRKLKPSFQKNGGSVTAGNASSISDGAAALVLVSGAMAIKHGLEVIAKIRGYADGAQAPELFTTAPAIAIPKAISNSGLEANSIDYYEINEAFSVVAIANQRLLNINPDKLNVHGGAVSLGHPLGCSGARILITLLGVLRQRNGKFGVAGICNGGGGSSAVVLELVNNRRPRAMVPRSLL, encoded by the exons ATGGCTGCAGATGACACTATTAAACCTAGAG ATGTTTGTATTGTTGGTGTTGCTCGGACACCAATGGGCGGCTTACTTGGTTCTCTTTCATCTTTGCCTGCTACAAAGCTTGGTTCTATAGCTATTGAAT GTGCTCTAAAAAGGGCTGGGGTAGATCCTTCTCTGGTGCAAGAAGTCTTCTTTGGAAACGTTCTTAGTGCAAATTTGGGCCAAGCCCCTGCAAGGCAGGCTGCATTAGGTGCAGGTATACCCAATTCGGTAATATGCACCACCATTAATAAAGTGTGTTCGGCTGGAATGAAAG CAACCATGATTGCGGCACAAACAATAAAAGTGGGTGACAATGATGTAGTAGTTGCTGGGGGCATGGAAAGCATGTCAAATGCACCAAAGTATCTATTTAGTGGAAG GACAGGATCTCGGCTGGGACATGATATTATTATTGATGGCATGATCAAAGATGGCCTTTGGGACGTCTATAATGATTTTGGAATGGGTGTTTGTGCAGAATTGTGTGCCGATCAACATAAAATAACTAGAGAAGAGCAG GATTTCTATGCTGTTCAAAGTTTTAAACGAGGCATTACTGCAGAAACCAGTGGTGCATTCAATTGGGAGATAGTTCCG GTTGAAATTTCTGGTTGTAGGGGGAGGCCATCTACCATTATTGACAAAGATGAAGGTTTAGGAAAG TTTGATGCAAATAAATTAAGAAAGCTTAAACCAAGCTTCCAGAAGAATGGAGGTTCTGTCACTGCCGGAAATGCTTCTAGTATAAG CGATGGTGCTGCCGCGCTGGTCTTAGTGAGTGGAGCCATGGCAATTAAACATGGATTGGAAGTGATAGCTAAAATCAGAGGCTATGCTGATGGAGCACAG GCACCTGAGTTGTTTACAACTGCTCCTGCTATTGCAATACCAAAAGCAATCTCAAATTCTGGTTTGGAAGCTAATAGTATTGATTACTACGAAATTAATGAAGCCTTTTCT gTCGTGGCTATTGCTAATCAGAGGCTTCTCAACATCAACCCC GACAAATTGAATGTGCATGGTGGTGCTGTGTCTTTAGGGCATCCATTAGGTTGTAGTGGAGCACGCATCTTGATCACATTGTTAGGC GTGCTGAGACAGAGAAATGGTAAGTTTGGGGTTGCGGGAATCTGCAACGGTGGAGGAGGTTCATCTGCTGTAGTTCTAGAGCTCGTTAATAATCG CAGACCAAGAGCTATGGTGCCTCGATCGTTGCTATGA
- the LOC140812547 gene encoding uncharacterized protein yields the protein MSRFVGGRLAFMKIIIFFALIVIMCVETQVEARRMNSEVDEFLVSWAGYGEEKLSTVVISGKLLCHAGANDQISIHPSPVSGASMSVFCAKNGRTKKLWAKGKTDSFGEFMIDLPSHLHAIPNLEKNCLVKVLHLPKNSPCRQAFTGKHKGIKLGSRREGVRTYTTNNIHLIPKPSHEHMRNRGEKELTMSALM from the exons ATGAGCCGATTTGTGGGAGGTCGCCTCGCGTTCATGAAGATTATCATTTTCTTTGCGTTAATTGTCATTATGTGTGTTGAAACTCAGGTGGAAGCAAGAAGAATGAACTCTGAGGTTGATGAATTTTTGGTTTCTTGGGCGGGTTATGGGGAGGAGAAGCTCTCCACTGTTGTAATAAGTGGCAAACTTCTTTGCCATGCTGGTGCAAACGACCAAATTTCCATCCATCCGAGTCCAGTCTCAG GTGCATCCATGTCCGTTTTCTGCGCCAAAAATGGGAGGACAAAGAAATTATGGGCAAAAGGCAAGACAGACAGCTTTGGAGAATTCATGATTGATCTTCCCTCGCATCTCCATGCAATCccaaatttggaaaaaaattgcCTAGTCAAAGTCCTTCATCTTCCAAAGAATTCTCCTTGCAGACAAGCTTTCACTGGTAAACATAAAGGGATAAAGTTAGGATCCAGACGCGAAGGTGTTCGCACTTATACCACGAATAACATACATCTGATCCCCAAACCTTCTCACGAGCACATGAGAAATAGAGGCGAGAAAGAGCTAACCATGTCTGCATTAATGTAA
- the LOC140811883 gene encoding DNA oxidative demethylase ALKBH2 isoform X1, which produces MSGGLLKLKSVGDPVCDPDPGNETVEQPRKVAVVDLGNGSRVLHMPRLISYQDSCQFFDYLNKNIPWIRPTIRVFAKSHVQPRDTCYVASEGLTKLVYSGYQPHAYTWNDFPPLKDILDLVHKAIPGSSFNSLLLNRYKGGNDYVGWHADDEKLYGPTPQIASVSLGCERDFLLKKKPSKVVKDEPARRNECGPPSKRLKKVNLGDQHSFALKHGSLLVMSGYTQRDWLHSVPKRVKAESVRINLTFRRIL; this is translated from the exons ATGTCTGGGGGACTCTTGAAGTTGAAATCCGTGGGCGACCCGGTTTGCGATCCGGACCCGGGAAATGAAACCGTCGAGCAACCTAGGAAAGTGGCGGTGGTGGATTTAGGCAACGGAAGCCGAGTTTTACACATGCCCAGATTGATTTCGTACCAGGATTCTTGTCAGTTTTTCGATTACTTGAACAAAAATATACCCTGGATAAGGCCCACTATCCGCGTATTTGCCAAATCCCATGTCCAG CCCAGAGACACGTGTTATGTTGCCAGTGAAGGATTGACAAAACTAGTTTACAGTGGTTATCAGCCTCATGCGTATACCTGGAATGATTTTCCACCCCTGAAGGATATCTTGGATTTG GTTCACAAAGCTATTCCTGGAAGCAGTTTCAATAGTTTACTGCTGAATAGGTATAAAGGAGGAAATGATTATGTTGGTTGGCATGCTGATGATGAAAAACTCTATGGGCCAACTCCCCAAATCGCTTCAGTTTCACTTGGTTGTGAACGTGATTTTCTGTTGAAGAAGAAACCTAGTAAAGTTGTGAAAG ATGAGCCAGCTAGAAGAAATGAATGTGGACCTCCCAGCAAAAGATTAAAGAAAGTTAACCTCGGTGACCAACATAGTTTTGCATTAAAGCACGGATCACTGCTGGTTATGAGTGGCTACACACAACGGGATTGGTTACACTCAGTGCCCAAGCGTGTGAAAGCGGAATCAGTACGAATCAATCTCACATTCAGGCGCATTCTCTGA